From Corvus cornix cornix isolate S_Up_H32 chromosome 6, ASM73873v5, whole genome shotgun sequence, one genomic window encodes:
- the LOC104694617 gene encoding CD59 glycoprotein-like — translation MMWTVFSLVLVSSLFVLKSEALQCYTCVGSSDDDCNRQGSQQCPGHADACAVIRGQASGIMKSCSFRSFCERARRDGSRAPGVSVHCCYSNNCNARSQAPRVTSSGSYFSLLVFTLLWHPLLKLT, via the exons ATGATGTGGACAGTCTTCAGCCTGGTTCTTGTCAGCTCCCTTTTTGTCCTCAAAA GTGAAGCACTGCAGTGTTACACCTGTGTAGGTTCTAGTGATGACGACTGCAACAGACAAGGAAGTCAGCAGTGTCCAGGCCATGCAGATGCCTGTGCAGTCATTAGAGGACAAGCAA GTGGCATCATGAAGTCCTGCTCGTTCAGGTCCTTCTGCGAGCGGGCGAGGAGGGACGGCTCGAGGGCGCCCGGCGTGAGCGTCCACTGCTGCTACTCCAACAACTGCAACGCCAGGAGTCAGGCTCCCAGAGTCACCAGCTCCGGCAGCTATTTCTCCCTCCTCGTCTTCACACTGCTCTGGCACCCCTTGTTGAAGCTGACatga